From one Lycium ferocissimum isolate CSIRO_LF1 chromosome 5, AGI_CSIRO_Lferr_CH_V1, whole genome shotgun sequence genomic stretch:
- the LOC132058154 gene encoding psbQ-like protein 3, chloroplastic, translating to MALLPLVQKPNQPLIPFPSSNPNNTFTLNKAKNRTQMYLNSHHFTRRTSLILGPTLFILLTEKTANAFDFRITAPDQTLEEAQDGIQSHALSLLQVKELLEEESWKEAQKALRRSSALLKQDIYTIIQAKPGRERTELRKMYSILFNTVSRMDFAARDKDVPRVWECYDNIVLELNNILSRL from the coding sequence ATGGCACTACTACCTTTAGTTCAAAAACCAAACCAACCATTAATCCCATTCCCTTCTTCAAATCCTAACAACACCTTTACCTTAAACAAAGCCAAAAACAGAACTCAAATGTACCTCAATTCTCACCACTTCACTAGAAGAACAAGTCTAATTCTAGGCCCAACTTTATTCATTCTTCTAACTGAAAAAACTGCCAATGCCTTTGATTTCAGAATCACAGCTCCAGACCAGACTCTTGAAGAAGCACAGGATGGGATTCAAAGCCATGCATTAAGTTTATTACAAGTCAAAGAATTATTAGAGGAAGAGTCGTGGAAAGAAGCTCAAAAAGCTTTGAGAAGAAGCTCAGCTTTATTAAAACAAGATATCTATACTATAATCCAAGCTAAACCTGGTAGAGAGAGGACTGAATTGAGGAAGATGTATTCCATTTTGTTCAATACTGTTTCAAGAATGGATTTTGCAGCTAGGGATAAGGATGTGCCACGTGTATGGGAGTGTTATGATAATATTGTCCTAGAGCTTAACAATATTTTGTCAAGACTGtag
- the LOC132055764 gene encoding transcription factor TCP5 isoform X1, whose translation MTDNIMNSSGNNFQTKQESGETNKLSSRTTPSSSRQWGGFKNPRIVRVSRTLGGKDRHSKVCTIRGLRDRRIRLSVPTAIQLYELQDRLGLSQPSKVVDWLLEATKHDIDKLPPLPVPPEYFTRFQQPPQESVHDLQQLRSHLFNANSHYLKDKIGDDRHFGEASLREKTMAIDTESGTSGKNKSIASNEEPNIGGQSFFPLGNRSSNLPGMPYNPYCHWEPNSNLSLANFGHNSFSSLIEESQNGFPLSLASSSPFPSSSQLYFNPTASTFQPIVSPYMTNYPVESDSRVQLNHFNFFSSNSQQVLPNPLVMPTLNLKPFSLNDAPRWTTSRDDDDDNQTHA comes from the coding sequence ATGACAGATAATATCATGAATTCAAGTGGAAACAATTTTCAGACGAAGCAAGAATCCGGTGAAACCAATAAATTGAGCTCAAGGACTACTCCATCAAGTTCAAGGCAGTGGGGAGGCTTTAAAAACCCAAGAATAGTACGTGTGTCGCGTACTTTGGGAGGGAAAGATAGGCACAGTAAGGTGTGCACAATAAGGGGGCTTAGAGACAGGAGAATTAGACTTTCAGTGCCAACTGCAATTCAATTGTATGAACTCCAAGATAGGCTTGGGCTCAGCCAACCTAGCAAAGTTGTAGATTGGTTACTCGAAGCAACTAAACACGACATTGATAAGCTTCCACCACTTCCAGTACCTCCAGAATACTTCACTCGGTTCCAACAACCGCCTCAGGAATCGGTTCATGATCTCCAACAACTTCGTTCTCACTTGTTCAACGCCAATTCACACTATTTGAAAGATAAAATAGGCGATGATCGTCATTTTGGTGAAGCTAGTTTGAGAGAGAAAACCATGGCAATTGATACAGAATCAGGCACATCTGGGAAAAACAAGTCAATTGCTTCAAATGAGGAACCAAATATCGGAGGGCAAAGCTTCTTTCCATTAGGCAATCGATCTTCTAATTTACCAGGCATGCCCTATAATCCGTACTGTCATTGGGAGCCTAACTCGAATTTGTCTTTAGCTAATTTTGGACACAATTCGTTTTCATCCCTAATAGAAGAATCTCAAAATGGTTTTCCTCTATCGTTGGCATCGTCCTCGCCTTTTCCTTCAAGTTCTCAGTTATATTTCAATCCAACAGCTTCAACATTTCAACCTATTGTTTCTCCTTATATGACTAATTATCCGGTTGAGAGTGATTCGAGGGTGCAGCTGAACCATTTCAATTTCTTCAGCTCAAATTCACAACAGGTCCTTCCAAATCCACTTGTGATGCCAACTCTTAACTTGAAACCGTTCAGTCTTAATGATGCTCCCCGGTGGACTACTTCaagagatgatgatgatgataatcaAACACATGCATGA
- the LOC132055764 gene encoding transcription factor TCP5 isoform X2 codes for MNSSGNNFQTKQESGETNKLSSRTTPSSSRQWGGFKNPRIVRVSRTLGGKDRHSKVCTIRGLRDRRIRLSVPTAIQLYELQDRLGLSQPSKVVDWLLEATKHDIDKLPPLPVPPEYFTRFQQPPQESVHDLQQLRSHLFNANSHYLKDKIGDDRHFGEASLREKTMAIDTESGTSGKNKSIASNEEPNIGGQSFFPLGNRSSNLPGMPYNPYCHWEPNSNLSLANFGHNSFSSLIEESQNGFPLSLASSSPFPSSSQLYFNPTASTFQPIVSPYMTNYPVESDSRVQLNHFNFFSSNSQQVLPNPLVMPTLNLKPFSLNDAPRWTTSRDDDDDNQTHA; via the coding sequence ATGAATTCAAGTGGAAACAATTTTCAGACGAAGCAAGAATCCGGTGAAACCAATAAATTGAGCTCAAGGACTACTCCATCAAGTTCAAGGCAGTGGGGAGGCTTTAAAAACCCAAGAATAGTACGTGTGTCGCGTACTTTGGGAGGGAAAGATAGGCACAGTAAGGTGTGCACAATAAGGGGGCTTAGAGACAGGAGAATTAGACTTTCAGTGCCAACTGCAATTCAATTGTATGAACTCCAAGATAGGCTTGGGCTCAGCCAACCTAGCAAAGTTGTAGATTGGTTACTCGAAGCAACTAAACACGACATTGATAAGCTTCCACCACTTCCAGTACCTCCAGAATACTTCACTCGGTTCCAACAACCGCCTCAGGAATCGGTTCATGATCTCCAACAACTTCGTTCTCACTTGTTCAACGCCAATTCACACTATTTGAAAGATAAAATAGGCGATGATCGTCATTTTGGTGAAGCTAGTTTGAGAGAGAAAACCATGGCAATTGATACAGAATCAGGCACATCTGGGAAAAACAAGTCAATTGCTTCAAATGAGGAACCAAATATCGGAGGGCAAAGCTTCTTTCCATTAGGCAATCGATCTTCTAATTTACCAGGCATGCCCTATAATCCGTACTGTCATTGGGAGCCTAACTCGAATTTGTCTTTAGCTAATTTTGGACACAATTCGTTTTCATCCCTAATAGAAGAATCTCAAAATGGTTTTCCTCTATCGTTGGCATCGTCCTCGCCTTTTCCTTCAAGTTCTCAGTTATATTTCAATCCAACAGCTTCAACATTTCAACCTATTGTTTCTCCTTATATGACTAATTATCCGGTTGAGAGTGATTCGAGGGTGCAGCTGAACCATTTCAATTTCTTCAGCTCAAATTCACAACAGGTCCTTCCAAATCCACTTGTGATGCCAACTCTTAACTTGAAACCGTTCAGTCTTAATGATGCTCCCCGGTGGACTACTTCaagagatgatgatgatgataatcaAACACATGCATGA